A single window of Thermoanaerobacterium sp. PSU-2 DNA harbors:
- a CDS encoding DUF4364 family protein has translation MSYEIQELAENKLIILYILNRIDMPITGEQINRIISDNNLMNYFYLQQYLNELEESNFVDLRENKYVLTEFGLNALKLFFKHIQEETRKKIDEYIVINKEKFRQESQYIATYYKKSDREYIANLQVVENDIVLIEINLNLVNAQQAKIVCDNWKQKSNDVYNYIVKALTPQK, from the coding sequence TTGAGTTATGAGATTCAAGAATTAGCAGAAAACAAATTGATAATTTTGTACATTTTAAATAGAATAGATATGCCTATTACAGGTGAACAGATAAACAGAATAATTTCTGATAACAACCTTATGAATTATTTCTATCTTCAGCAATACCTAAACGAATTAGAAGAAAGCAATTTTGTAGATCTTAGGGAAAATAAATACGTATTAACTGAGTTTGGTTTAAATGCATTAAAGTTATTCTTTAAGCACATTCAGGAAGAAACAAGAAAAAAAATAGATGAATACATAGTTATAAATAAGGAAAAATTCAGACAAGAATCACAGTATATAGCCACATATTATAAGAAGTCTGACAGAGAATACATCGCAAATTTACAAGTTGTAGAAAACGACATTGTCCTTATAGAGATAAATCTAAATTTAGTCAATGCACAACAAGCAAAGATCGTTTGTGATAACTGGAAGCAAAAATCAAATGACGTATATAATTATATTGTAAAAGCCCTTACGCCTCAAAAATGA
- a CDS encoding YncE family protein: protein MKIFVANKGDDTISYISDNHTKSFLKLINDDFIYKSDKFHIPQKGPHRLLIDSRRKELYSLNVFDDSMSIIGIDDFRLHDTVYIGPSPNDGMILNNRIYVLNGDADCLSVFDIMAGKIVEQVNVGFQPQSIVYSEKHNKIFVSNTNSDSISLIDPIDLHVEKTLSVKSKPFGMCLSDDEKFLFVANSYLETGLDGSISVYDIINDTFADDIKCGKLPISVAFFKKYILVVNSCSNTLMKIDLYTKKRTELFCGYMPVYVRVFKNHALITVSGENKLILVDIENLKIERKIEVGKEPDGLIFEA from the coding sequence TTGAAAATATTCGTTGCCAACAAAGGCGATGACACCATAAGCTATATAAGCGACAATCACACAAAGTCATTTCTTAAATTGATTAATGATGATTTTATTTATAAGAGTGATAAATTCCACATACCGCAAAAAGGACCCCATAGATTGCTTATTGATAGCAGAAGAAAAGAACTTTATTCTCTAAATGTGTTTGATGATTCGATGAGTATTATTGGCATTGATGACTTTCGATTGCATGATACTGTATATATTGGACCTTCTCCCAACGATGGTATGATTTTAAATAATCGTATATATGTTTTAAATGGTGATGCAGATTGCCTGAGCGTATTTGACATAATGGCAGGTAAGATAGTAGAGCAGGTTAATGTGGGATTTCAGCCACAATCTATAGTATATAGCGAAAAGCATAATAAAATTTTTGTATCAAATACAAATTCTGATTCAATTTCATTGATAGATCCAATTGATCTACATGTAGAAAAAACATTGTCTGTTAAATCAAAGCCATTTGGAATGTGCTTATCAGACGATGAAAAATTTTTATTCGTGGCAAACTCATATTTAGAGACGGGACTTGATGGTTCAATATCCGTATATGACATAATTAATGATACATTTGCCGATGATATTAAATGTGGGAAATTACCAATATCTGTTGCATTTTTCAAAAAGTATATACTTGTTGTAAATTCATGCTCTAATACCTTGATGAAAATTGATTTGTACACAAAAAAACGTACAGAACTTTTTTGCGGTTATATGCCGGTTTATGTAAGGGTATTTAAGAATCATGCATTAATAACAGTTTCTGGTGAAAATAAGTTGATTTTAGTGGATATAGAAAATCTCAAAATTGAAAGAAAGATAGAAGTTGGAAAAGAGCCCGATGGTCTCATTTTTGAGGCGTAA
- a CDS encoding glycosyl hydrolase family 65 protein, whose amino-acid sequence MTRYTFVDDINKLLSDDKWLISQDRYDKKLNQRYETNFTLANGYMGVRGSFEEGADDECPGNFIAGIFDKSEAQVRELVNVQNWVGIKIYVNGKNLNPDKCEILDFIRILDMKHGILFRGITLKDDSGMITHIEGYRFLSKHNVHRAAIKLFITPVNYSGTIAVESIIDGSVLNSKENPAHKTKHLRVVENTDFVNGGCYLETATRDDDARIGTGFYVKIYRSDDGDNIVKHKRFAPLGEISSEYYEFDVAENKTVEVDKFVSIYTSRDIAKEKIKSKVEKDVYNFASEGIDNELLKHIEIYEKLWNVADIKIDGDNEADKALRFNVFHLMSSVNESDHRVSIAAKALHGEGYKGHVFWDTEIFMLPFFIYVYPKAAKTLLMYRYNLLDAARQNAIRNGYKGAQYPWESADTGNEETPQWGVDYKGNPVRIWTGDIEYHITADIAFAVFEYYRATDDIDFMLEYGIEMILETARFWVSRCEYNDSLDRYEINDVIGPDEFHEHVNNNSYTNYLARWNIQKAIEFVEILKKDYPSTYEMLSSKICLTEDELKNWKGIISKIYIPFDREKKILEQFEGYFKRKDYVIDKFDENNMPIWPDDVDVTKLNDTQLVKQADVVMLMLLLGEEFDYETKKINYEYYQKRTMHKSSLGPSMYSIMGLKVGDYKNAYYSFIRSANVDLVDNQGNTKEGLHAASAGGTWQVAVFGFGGLNIDKEGVLNINPWLPEKWRKLSYQIYWKGNLLQINIYKDNVDVKLLEGNGRKVKVKIKGKDIEVN is encoded by the coding sequence GTGACTAGATACACATTTGTTGACGATATAAATAAGTTGTTAAGCGATGATAAATGGCTTATTTCGCAGGACCGATATGACAAAAAATTAAATCAAAGGTATGAAACAAATTTTACTCTTGCAAATGGATATATGGGAGTAAGAGGAAGTTTTGAAGAAGGCGCTGATGATGAGTGCCCAGGTAACTTTATTGCTGGAATTTTTGATAAGTCAGAAGCTCAAGTAAGGGAATTGGTCAATGTACAAAATTGGGTTGGCATAAAGATATATGTTAATGGAAAAAATTTAAATCCTGATAAATGTGAAATCTTAGATTTTATCAGAATTTTAGATATGAAACATGGAATCCTGTTTAGAGGCATTACATTAAAAGATGATTCTGGAATGATTACCCATATAGAAGGGTACAGATTTTTAAGCAAACATAACGTTCATCGTGCTGCTATAAAGCTATTTATAACACCTGTGAATTATAGTGGTACCATTGCTGTAGAAAGCATAATTGATGGATCTGTGTTAAATTCAAAAGAAAATCCAGCACATAAAACAAAACATTTACGTGTTGTTGAAAATACTGACTTTGTCAATGGTGGTTGTTATCTTGAAACAGCCACAAGAGATGATGATGCAAGAATTGGAACAGGCTTCTATGTAAAAATTTATCGCAGCGATGATGGAGATAATATTGTAAAGCATAAAAGATTTGCTCCGTTAGGTGAAATATCTTCAGAATACTATGAGTTTGATGTGGCTGAAAATAAAACTGTCGAAGTAGACAAATTTGTTTCAATTTACACATCAAGGGATATAGCAAAGGAAAAGATTAAAAGCAAAGTTGAGAAAGATGTTTACAATTTTGCTTCAGAGGGTATAGATAATGAACTTCTAAAGCACATTGAAATATACGAAAAGCTTTGGAATGTTGCGGACATTAAGATAGATGGTGATAATGAGGCAGATAAGGCTTTGAGGTTCAATGTATTTCATCTGATGAGCTCTGTTAACGAAAGTGACCATAGGGTAAGCATTGCAGCAAAAGCTCTCCACGGGGAAGGATACAAAGGCCATGTTTTTTGGGATACAGAAATATTTATGCTTCCATTTTTTATATACGTGTATCCAAAAGCAGCTAAAACACTTCTTATGTATAGATACAATCTTTTGGATGCGGCAAGACAAAATGCCATACGAAATGGATATAAAGGGGCTCAATATCCATGGGAATCTGCTGACACAGGAAATGAAGAGACACCACAATGGGGTGTTGATTATAAAGGCAATCCTGTAAGGATATGGACTGGAGATATAGAATACCACATAACTGCCGATATTGCTTTCGCTGTTTTTGAGTACTACAGAGCCACAGATGATATAGATTTTATGCTTGAATACGGGATAGAAATGATATTAGAAACTGCCAGGTTTTGGGTATCAAGATGCGAGTACAATGATTCGTTAGATAGGTATGAAATAAATGATGTGATTGGCCCTGATGAGTTTCACGAGCATGTAAATAATAATTCATATACTAATTATCTTGCGAGGTGGAATATTCAAAAAGCAATTGAATTCGTTGAAATTTTGAAAAAGGACTATCCATCAACATATGAAATGTTGTCATCTAAGATTTGTTTAACAGAAGATGAACTGAAAAACTGGAAAGGTATTATTTCTAAAATTTATATACCGTTTGATAGAGAAAAAAAGATCTTAGAGCAGTTTGAAGGCTATTTCAAGAGAAAAGATTACGTAATAGATAAGTTTGATGAGAATAATATGCCGATATGGCCTGATGACGTAGATGTCACAAAATTAAATGACACGCAACTTGTAAAACAGGCTGATGTAGTGATGCTTATGCTCTTATTAGGTGAAGAATTTGACTATGAGACTAAAAAGATAAACTATGAATACTATCAAAAGAGGACGATGCATAAATCTTCGTTAGGTCCAAGTATGTATTCTATCATGGGTTTAAAAGTTGGTGATTATAAGAACGCGTATTATTCATTTATAAGGAGTGCTAATGTGGACCTTGTAGATAATCAAGGCAACACAAAAGAGGGTCTCCATGCCGCTTCTGCCGGAGGCACATGGCAGGTTGCTGTATTTGGATTTGGCGGTTTGAACATTGATAAAGAGGGCGTTTTGAATATCAATCCATGGTTGCCAGAGAAATGGCGAAAGTTGTCGTATCAAATTTATTGGAAAGGCAATCTGCTTCAAATCAATATTTATAAAGATAATGTAGATGTAAAACTTCTTGAAGGCAACGGAAGAAAGGTAAAAGTAAAAATAAAAGGAAAAGATATTGAAGTTAATTAG
- a CDS encoding ABC transporter substrate-binding protein: MGKKFISIFVVTILLIAALLSGCSAKQNTASNSNNNETSSVQKQDTAKPVTLKLGMWSSSPAETKIVNDQLAAFKQKYPNINVQIETIVGDYMQKLQTEIAANVAPDIFYLDSMPAPQLMSSGVLEPLDDYIKKYNVDVNDFEPSLLSAFQWEGKTYGLPKDYNTLALFYNKDMFNAAGISEPPKTWDELKADAQKLTKNGVKGLVLSSDLARLEAFMLQNGGSVYKDGKVTLNLPENAQALDFYTGLITKDKVADTPQNLGGGWNGDVFAAKKAAMAIEGGWMIPFLKDKDPNLNYGIAELPGGKQKATLAFTVAYVMNKNSKNKDDAFKLLEFLTGKEGQQFVVDSGLALPSRKSMEEGFRAKYPDRVAFIDGAAYSYPWQFGLLGTKVSDAANKASDSLIMKQANNAQEALDNAQKQLGQ; this comes from the coding sequence ATGGGTAAAAAATTTATAAGCATTTTTGTCGTTACAATACTTTTGATAGCCGCATTGCTTTCCGGATGCTCGGCAAAACAAAACACTGCTTCCAATAGCAACAATAATGAAACTAGCTCTGTTCAAAAACAAGACACTGCAAAACCTGTAACTTTAAAACTTGGCATGTGGTCTTCTTCACCTGCTGAAACAAAAATTGTAAATGATCAGTTAGCTGCGTTTAAGCAAAAATATCCTAATATTAATGTGCAAATTGAAACAATAGTAGGCGATTACATGCAAAAATTACAAACAGAAATTGCTGCGAATGTAGCTCCGGACATTTTCTATCTTGATAGCATGCCGGCGCCGCAGCTTATGTCGTCAGGTGTTTTAGAACCATTAGATGATTATATCAAAAAGTACAACGTAGATGTAAATGATTTCGAACCATCGTTGCTTTCAGCATTTCAGTGGGAAGGAAAAACATATGGTCTTCCAAAGGATTATAACACATTAGCGCTTTTCTATAATAAAGACATGTTTAATGCTGCAGGTATAAGTGAACCTCCAAAGACATGGGATGAATTAAAAGCAGATGCTCAAAAATTGACCAAGAATGGGGTAAAAGGCTTGGTTTTGTCGTCAGATCTTGCAAGGTTAGAAGCTTTTATGCTTCAAAATGGTGGCTCAGTATATAAAGATGGAAAGGTAACTTTAAATCTTCCAGAAAATGCTCAAGCACTTGACTTTTACACAGGGCTTATTACTAAAGATAAAGTGGCGGATACACCACAGAATTTAGGTGGAGGGTGGAATGGCGATGTATTTGCTGCTAAAAAAGCTGCAATGGCCATTGAAGGAGGATGGATGATACCATTTTTAAAGGATAAAGATCCAAACCTCAATTACGGAATAGCTGAGCTTCCTGGAGGCAAACAAAAGGCAACATTAGCTTTTACTGTTGCTTATGTAATGAATAAAAACAGCAAAAATAAAGATGATGCATTTAAATTATTGGAGTTTTTAACTGGAAAAGAAGGGCAACAATTTGTGGTTGATTCAGGTCTTGCCCTTCCATCAAGGAAGTCTATGGAAGAAGGATTTAGAGCAAAATATCCAGATAGAGTGGCATTTATCGATGGCGCAGCTTATTCATACCCATGGCAGTTTGGACTTCTTGGTACAAAAGTATCTGATGCAGCAAATAAAGCTTCAGATTCGCTTATAATGAAGCAGGCAAATAATGCTCAAGAAGCACTTGATAATGCACAGAAGCAGCTTGGACAATGA
- a CDS encoding 4Fe-4S double cluster binding domain-containing protein, with amino-acid sequence MDKQMIILEKIKDWGASDVGFSYLGDVLPESLQDLKYGITVLIKLSDRIINEIDDKPTYTYFHHYRSVNTLIDQITLKTVLLLEEWGYNALAVPASQSIKELGEYRGLFQHKTAATMAGLGWIGKNGLLVTEKYGPRVRLGTVLTDFNLNPGIPVTESRCGDCNLCVTSCPAMALHGRLWKVGMDRKEIVDAHACSEYMNKNFKHIGRGSVCGICIRVCPYGIKI; translated from the coding sequence ATGGACAAACAAATGATTATTTTAGAAAAAATTAAAGATTGGGGTGCATCGGATGTTGGATTCTCTTATCTTGGTGATGTGCTTCCTGAAAGTTTGCAAGATTTAAAATATGGTATAACTGTTTTAATAAAATTGTCGGATAGGATAATTAATGAAATTGATGATAAACCAACTTATACGTATTTTCATCACTACCGTTCTGTGAATACATTGATAGACCAAATCACATTAAAAACTGTGCTTTTGCTGGAGGAATGGGGCTACAATGCATTGGCTGTGCCTGCATCTCAGTCCATAAAAGAACTTGGAGAGTACAGAGGGTTATTTCAGCATAAAACTGCTGCAACAATGGCTGGATTAGGATGGATTGGGAAAAATGGACTTTTGGTCACTGAAAAATATGGGCCAAGAGTAAGGCTAGGCACGGTATTGACTGATTTTAATTTAAATCCAGGTATTCCTGTTACTGAAAGCAGATGCGGTGATTGCAATTTGTGCGTAACAAGTTGTCCAGCAATGGCACTGCACGGCAGATTGTGGAAAGTTGGAATGGATAGAAAGGAAATTGTTGATGCACATGCATGCAGTGAGTACATGAACAAAAATTTTAAACACATAGGACGAGGGTCTGTTTGCGGAATATGTATCAGGGTATGCCCGTACGGCATCAAAATTTAA
- a CDS encoding alpha/beta-type small acid-soluble spore protein, which yields MARGSWNDKPKVVPEAHQALDNLKYEVAKELGLPVKQGSEDYWGTLTSRDCGAVGGHMLKRMVHYAESAMSNGVSISGEKTTKIGNGAAGSEAEYMNK from the coding sequence ATGGCAAGAGGAAGTTGGAATGATAAACCAAAAGTAGTGCCTGAAGCACATCAAGCACTGGATAATTTAAAATACGAAGTAGCAAAAGAATTAGGTTTGCCCGTAAAACAAGGATCTGAAGATTATTGGGGCACACTTACATCTCGCGATTGCGGTGCTGTCGGAGGACATATGCTAAAAAGAATGGTACACTACGCTGAATCCGCCATGTCAAATGGTGTTAGCATAAGCGGCGAAAAGACGACAAAAATTGGAAATGGTGCAGCAGGCAGTGAAGCAGAATACATGAACAAATGA
- a CDS encoding sugar ABC transporter permease, which yields MKAHSISKKRYINEAISGYAFMMPFVISISVFIIGPLIYAFIISFKDFSYLNPLSSHWVGFKNYIGLLNDQTFKRALLNTTIYSLFVVPTQLFIALILALVVDSDIKGKTFFRVAYYIPTVTSTVAVSVIFLYLFKADGLVNIILSKIGIHGQAWFNNVNFALPSIMMMAIWSSVGNYMVIFLAGLQDIPAELYEAAEVDGANKFQRFVNITLPLLRHVVFFNLVVSLIGTFQIFDQAYVVSGGSGGPLDATMTVVLDIYKTGFKDFNMGYASAMAFVLFLIILLLTLLQRILFKEEMY from the coding sequence ATGAAAGCTCATTCAATTTCAAAGAAAAGATATATAAACGAAGCTATTTCGGGATATGCCTTTATGATGCCTTTTGTTATTTCTATTTCTGTATTTATTATTGGACCATTAATTTATGCATTTATAATAAGCTTTAAAGATTTTTCATACTTAAATCCTTTATCAAGCCACTGGGTAGGGTTTAAAAATTATATAGGATTGTTAAATGATCAAACATTTAAAAGGGCATTGCTTAATACAACGATATATTCATTGTTTGTGGTACCTACGCAATTATTTATAGCATTAATCCTTGCATTAGTCGTTGATTCAGACATTAAAGGAAAAACCTTTTTTAGAGTTGCGTATTATATACCTACTGTGACATCGACAGTTGCTGTGTCAGTTATTTTTTTGTATTTATTTAAAGCAGATGGATTGGTCAATATAATCTTGTCAAAAATCGGTATACATGGTCAAGCATGGTTTAACAATGTCAATTTTGCCTTGCCGTCAATCATGATGATGGCTATTTGGTCATCAGTTGGAAACTATATGGTAATATTCTTGGCAGGGCTTCAAGACATTCCTGCAGAATTGTATGAGGCGGCAGAAGTAGATGGCGCAAATAAATTTCAAAGATTTGTAAATATAACTCTTCCATTGTTGAGACACGTTGTATTCTTTAACCTTGTAGTCTCATTGATAGGCACTTTTCAAATTTTTGATCAGGCGTACGTTGTGTCAGGAGGAAGTGGAGGACCTCTTGATGCGACGATGACGGTGGTTCTTGACATATATAAAACAGGGTTTAAAGATTTTAACATGGGTTACGCATCAGCTATGGCTTTTGTACTATTTCTAATTATTTTGCTTTTAACACTATTGCAAAGAATATTATTTAAAGAAGAAATGTATTAG
- a CDS encoding LacI family DNA-binding transcriptional regulator — translation MAVTIKDIAKYAGVSVTTVSRALNGYPDVSEETREKIKKIAEELNYSPNSIARGLVTNKTHTVGLVVSELIKPGAYHPFFLEILAGIKAGLRKDKYDLILYTVDPASQDVTPYEKLCNDRKVDGAIVEGLKLSDPYIEEIKNTDIPTVLIDIPILNDKVGYVSSDNVQAAFEATSYLVKLGHKNIGFINGHNDAAVSFERLEGYKKALYKNNIPYKDEYVVFDDFTQDGGYNCFRKMIFENPEITAVFHASDLMAIGSLKAAQDLGMRVPDDISIVGFDDIELSSLITPGLTTIRQENYKIGYMAARHLVSIIKGEKPKHIVVPHRLVIRQSAKKI, via the coding sequence ATGGCAGTTACTATAAAAGATATTGCAAAATACGCAGGTGTTTCTGTAACTACGGTTTCCAGAGCTTTAAACGGATATCCGGATGTAAGTGAAGAAACAAGAGAAAAAATCAAGAAAATAGCTGAGGAGTTAAACTATTCTCCTAATTCTATTGCAAGAGGATTAGTGACCAATAAGACTCACACAGTAGGTCTGGTTGTTTCAGAACTTATTAAACCAGGTGCGTACCATCCATTTTTTCTGGAGATATTGGCAGGTATAAAGGCGGGTTTAAGAAAAGATAAATACGACCTTATATTGTATACGGTTGATCCGGCTTCACAAGATGTGACGCCTTATGAAAAATTATGCAATGACAGGAAAGTTGATGGCGCTATTGTGGAGGGTTTAAAATTAAGCGATCCGTATATAGAGGAGATAAAAAACACAGATATTCCAACTGTGTTGATAGATATTCCTATATTAAATGATAAAGTAGGCTATGTCAGTTCAGATAATGTGCAAGCTGCTTTTGAGGCAACAAGCTATTTAGTAAAATTGGGGCATAAGAATATCGGTTTTATAAACGGGCATAATGATGCTGCAGTGAGTTTTGAAAGATTGGAAGGATATAAAAAAGCGCTTTACAAAAACAATATTCCTTATAAAGACGAATATGTTGTTTTTGATGATTTTACTCAAGATGGAGGATATAATTGTTTCAGAAAGATGATTTTTGAAAATCCAGAAATCACTGCAGTTTTTCACGCTTCAGATTTGATGGCTATAGGTTCATTAAAGGCTGCACAAGATCTTGGCATGCGTGTTCCTGACGATATATCTATAGTTGGTTTTGACGACATTGAATTATCATCACTGATAACTCCAGGTTTGACAACAATAAGGCAGGAAAATTATAAAATAGGTTATATGGCGGCCAGACATCTTGTATCGATAATAAAAGGTGAAAAACCAAAACATATCGTAGTACCCCATAGGCTTGTTATTCGGCAATCTGCAAAAAAAATATAA
- a CDS encoding photosystem II stability/assembly factor-like protein → MWRLSYRFAVLFVILIFFLTGCGINKNQENGINDTTYKINRNVEFSYNLNNAPKFGLQAIYFINGKDGWAGGQGIILSTNDGGKNWTVEHTGSFNIIGFDFANSIYGWAISSDRSILKTTDGGKTWIELPKMNVNIENIKFVTVDRGYGTHEGKLYITNDGGQTWESINTKIKIDSYDFVDQYHGFASYNNSIYYTRDGGISWNFVYNPYLQGQWTVEIYALDVNNIWAVYRGKWTSAEEQPYLVLKTSDGGKNWTALAEEKNFSSFYGSHKTNNFLGSYLSSIDIVDKETAFAIGLNPKNDSDKFLISRTTDGGNTWSSYPVPQFDLESIIEGPIPMTFVDTYNGWIASTKNGNGLILNTLDGGQTWQQQYPIRKDNNQKNIEYVNPIIIDALKDIESNAIIKIYAPTVVPLPEDKKNMYVTAVPEMGKFNDSYNVDLIISDKTYDLKNTKIDSANIDANDILGDFGGFLFASDIDAENYVNAIRQNNGFIVDKQSQKLDYKDFIWGEVYQGKGKYSVQWREGRWTVEVNSPDKPQIDLAKQMVKYLQNYNLPVPLNKGLIVVNVSKNKTTTNIYWTKESSVYYINYNFKPVDALQMAVSMKEN, encoded by the coding sequence ATGTGGCGATTATCGTATAGATTTGCAGTGCTATTTGTAATATTAATATTTTTCTTGACTGGTTGTGGCATAAACAAAAATCAGGAAAATGGCATTAACGATACTACGTATAAAATCAATAGAAATGTTGAATTTAGCTATAATCTAAACAATGCGCCCAAATTTGGTCTTCAGGCGATTTACTTTATAAATGGAAAAGATGGATGGGCTGGTGGACAAGGAATTATTTTGTCTACAAATGATGGAGGTAAAAACTGGACAGTTGAACATACGGGCTCTTTTAATATAATAGGATTTGATTTTGCCAATTCTATTTATGGTTGGGCCATATCATCTGACAGATCTATTTTGAAGACGACAGATGGTGGTAAGACGTGGATTGAATTGCCTAAAATGAATGTGAATATTGAAAACATAAAGTTTGTAACGGTGGATAGAGGCTATGGTACCCACGAAGGTAAACTTTATATTACTAACGACGGAGGACAGACGTGGGAAAGTATAAACACTAAAATAAAAATTGATTCCTATGATTTTGTCGATCAATACCATGGATTTGCATCGTACAATAATAGTATATATTATACAAGAGATGGTGGAATTTCGTGGAATTTTGTTTACAATCCATATTTGCAAGGACAATGGACTGTAGAGATCTATGCATTAGATGTAAACAATATATGGGCCGTTTATAGAGGAAAATGGACATCGGCAGAGGAACAGCCATATTTAGTCTTAAAAACTTCAGATGGTGGGAAAAATTGGACTGCTTTGGCTGAAGAAAAAAATTTTAGTAGTTTTTACGGTAGTCATAAAACCAATAATTTTTTAGGTTCATATTTAAGCTCGATAGATATTGTTGATAAAGAAACTGCTTTTGCCATTGGGCTAAATCCGAAAAATGACAGTGACAAGTTTTTGATATCGAGAACTACCGATGGCGGAAATACGTGGAGCAGTTATCCTGTTCCGCAATTTGACTTAGAAAGCATAATTGAAGGGCCTATTCCGATGACGTTCGTAGATACTTACAATGGTTGGATTGCATCGACGAAAAATGGCAATGGACTAATATTAAACACACTTGATGGGGGGCAAACGTGGCAGCAGCAGTATCCTATAAGAAAGGACAATAATCAAAAAAATATTGAATATGTAAATCCGATTATCATAGATGCTTTAAAAGACATTGAAAGTAATGCAATAATTAAGATTTATGCTCCTACGGTTGTGCCTTTGCCAGAGGATAAAAAAAATATGTATGTAACTGCTGTGCCTGAAATGGGGAAGTTTAACGATAGCTACAATGTTGATTTGATTATATCTGATAAAACATATGATTTAAAAAATACTAAGATAGATTCGGCCAATATTGATGCTAACGATATTTTGGGCGATTTTGGAGGTTTTCTTTTCGCCTCAGATATTGATGCGGAAAATTATGTAAATGCGATTCGGCAGAATAATGGTTTTATAGTCGATAAACAGAGTCAAAAGCTTGATTATAAAGATTTTATATGGGGAGAGGTTTATCAAGGGAAAGGTAAGTACAGCGTACAATGGAGAGAGGGCAGATGGACTGTTGAAGTTAATTCACCTGACAAGCCTCAGATCGATTTGGCAAAGCAGATGGTAAAATATTTACAAAATTACAATTTGCCTGTTCCGCTAAACAAAGGCTTGATTGTTGTAAATGTATCTAAAAATAAAACTACAACTAACATTTACTGGACAAAGGAATCAAGTGTATACTATATAAATTACAATTTTAAACCTGTTGACGCATTGCAGATGGCAGTATCGATGAAGGAGAATTGA